The sequence AACTCCATTTAATTGTTTTAAGCAAATTTGATTTTCAAGGGCTAATCATCAAGACAATTTTTAACAAGAATTGTTTCCGCTTACGAGTACCCAAGTACAGATTGTTTTCTACTCCCATACTGCTTTTGGCTTTTCTTTCCGATACCAAGCGATAATGTCAGTAAGAGGCGGATTTCCTCCGAGTTCTCTCAGCCGAGTTGCATTTTGTCCTCGATGATAATGGCTGTGCATTGCGGCTTGCAAAAGCGCTTGATAAATCGGAAGACTTAATTGTGGATTCCTCAACCACGGAATTCTAACGACCTCGGCAAGTTTTGATTCGGTGCAGTCTTGAATAAATGCCAAAGCTTGAGTGTGATTTGCCTTAGCGTATTCTTTCAATTCGTTCATATTGGAGAAATCCTCGAGACGTTTTCTAACAAGCTCCTTTCCGCTTACGATAGAAAGAAAAGCATGCTGTGTTAAATGTATGTGGTGAAGACATTTTCGGATTGCTTCATTTTCAAGTGCGCCCGGATGGGATTCTAATGCTTTCCACATTTCCGCATCTGCCCAGGCTTGGTGATGATACATATCGCGAAGTAGTTCAATCATTATAGTACCTTTTGATTTTTGTTTAATATATCAGTTTACGAGGAGAGAAAGAAATTAAATCGCCGTTCCGCCACTACAAGCATTTCAGAATTTTTTTCATCTGAATAGGTAGTATAAGAAGTGCGCGACGCAACAAACATCATCTTTTTGAGATAAAGGTTTAGTCTGTTACCCTTGGAAATAAAAAGCTTAACTGGTCAGAATAGTAAAATTTTACTGTTTCCTCTCCGAAGTAATTTGCTTTTGGATTAACATGCGGTTTTCTTTCGGAACCATCACTTACACGATATGGGCCTAAAGAGTATAATGTCCCAATTATATCTGGTCTGGCTGAGATATCAAAACCGTCATTCAGCCAGCGATGGCAAAACATTGCAATATATCCTGCAACATATTTTGTGTTCCACTCGGGGCCATCAAGTCTCTCAATAATTTCGTCTCTACTTTTACTTTTCGGTATATAACTTTTATAAACATCTCCAAGATAATACTTGCTTGTGGAATCATGTAATTTTTTTTCAATCCATTCGGCAGTATGAATTTTTATTTGGCCTAAACCAATTGAACTGCTATAGCCTGCCTTTGCCAAGAGTAAATCTAATTGTCCCTCCATCCAATTGACATTTAATGTTCTTTCAACATAGATAATTGATGCAATTAATCTTGGCTGGACATTGAACAATACTGCCGAAGAATAAATGAAATCTTTGTTCTCAATTAAAAGTTGTTTAACTTTTTCTGGTTCTTCTGCTAGAGTATTATTAATGT is a genomic window of Ignavibacteria bacterium containing:
- a CDS encoding lytic transglycosylase domain-containing protein; its protein translation is MNLIIKLFLIIFWLDINNTLAEEPEKVKQLLIENKDFIYSSAVLFNVQPRLIASIIYVERTLNVNWMEGQLDLLLAKAGYSSSIGLGQIKIHTAEWIEKKLHDSTSKYYLGDVYKSYIPKSKSRDEIIERLDGPEWNTKYVAGYIAMFCHRWLNDGFDISARPDIIGTLYSLGPYRVSDGSERKPHVNPKANYFGEETVKFYYSDQLSFLFPRVTD